The Bremerella alba genome includes a window with the following:
- a CDS encoding response regulator transcription factor — protein MLRPTILLVDDDDILRNRLTRAFSSRGFDVYAAKTKEDAVAQAEEAQPDRAVLDLKMPETSGIEVLKDLLKVSPVTQAVILTGYGSITNAVEAVRLGAVNYLTKPADVDEILAAFGNQEAATPDTNCQSYNPQSLAEAEWEHIHRVLNDCGGNLSEAARLLDIPRRTLQRKLKKLAP, from the coding sequence ATGCTGCGACCCACAATTCTCCTCGTCGATGACGACGATATCTTGCGGAACCGACTGACCCGGGCGTTCTCGTCACGTGGCTTCGATGTTTACGCTGCCAAGACCAAAGAGGATGCCGTTGCGCAGGCAGAAGAGGCTCAGCCCGACCGCGCCGTCTTAGACCTGAAGATGCCAGAAACTTCAGGGATTGAAGTTCTCAAAGATCTGCTTAAAGTATCTCCCGTAACGCAGGCCGTTATCCTGACCGGCTACGGCAGCATCACCAATGCGGTTGAAGCGGTTCGCCTGGGAGCGGTTAACTACCTGACCAAGCCTGCAGATGTGGATGAAATATTAGCTGCTTTTGGCAATCAAGAAGCAGCAACACCAGACACCAACTGCCAATCATACAACCCACAATCACTTGCTGAAGCCGAGTGGGAACACATTCACCGAGTCCTGAACGACTGCGGTGGCAACCTATCGGAAGCGGCAAGATTGTTGGATATACCGAGACGAACGCTTCAGCGAAAACTAAAGAAACTCGCTCCTTAA
- a CDS encoding cytochrome c3 family protein, with protein MDRFLFPRWVNKFVPLMFGVVLVGAAYGGSVLFVTTSPEILNRGYRPEQPVPFSHKLHAGRLKMDCRYCHNTVEKASHAAVPPTETCGNCHSGADSTGASKYAAVHATSVALEPVRESLATGESIDWMRVHNMPDFVFFNHSAHVTQGVSCVECHGRVDKMDVVQVMEPISMSWCLECHRNPDSHIRPADEVTNLAWGTEAGGNEMSEEEKRLLGKQLREELNINPSTNCSTCHR; from the coding sequence ATGGACCGCTTTCTATTCCCTAGATGGGTAAATAAGTTCGTACCACTCATGTTTGGCGTTGTGCTTGTTGGCGCCGCTTATGGTGGATCCGTGCTTTTTGTCACCACGTCGCCCGAGATTCTCAATCGGGGCTACCGACCAGAGCAGCCAGTTCCTTTCAGCCATAAGCTTCACGCTGGGCGTTTGAAAATGGACTGCCGCTACTGCCACAACACGGTTGAGAAGGCCAGCCACGCGGCGGTTCCTCCGACGGAAACGTGTGGTAACTGCCACAGCGGTGCCGACTCGACCGGGGCTTCCAAGTACGCCGCGGTCCACGCGACGAGCGTCGCCCTTGAGCCGGTTCGCGAGAGCCTGGCCACCGGCGAGTCGATCGACTGGATGCGGGTACATAACATGCCTGACTTCGTCTTCTTCAATCATAGCGCTCACGTAACCCAAGGGGTTTCCTGCGTCGAGTGCCATGGACGCGTCGACAAGATGGACGTCGTCCAGGTGATGGAGCCGATCTCGATGTCGTGGTGCCTGGAATGTCACCGCAATCCTGACTCGCACATTCGCCCAGCTGATGAAGTCACGAATCTGGCTTGGGGAACCGAGGCCGGCGGCAACGAGATGTCGGAAGAAGAGAAGCGTCTGCTCGGCAAGCAACTGCGTGAAGAGTTGAACATTAACCCATCGACCAACTGCTCGACATGTCATCGATAA
- a CDS encoding TAT-variant-translocated molybdopterin oxidoreductase, with the protein MSSIMPENKKPKYWRSLDQLEGTPEFEQFLRQEFPEAAEEAPTGLPRRRWMQLMGASLALATGAAGCRYPEEEVIGFRYPEEEIAPFSRRPDGRIPGKPEQFATTLTVAGKTCPVVATSYDGRPIKIDGNQLHPMVAGADAYAQATLLHLYDPDRSQYPIERDVNGQHTRSWDEFTVWWKEQSKKLEGGNSSKLAILHQTNTSPTVLAQMNEVAKKFPQAKWFQYEPITGNTTLGTELAFGQKLRPMLKLESADIIVDLSADILGEHVSHGINSREFAKRRTPEDGPMSRLYVVESRFSTTGMSADHRLAVSASQMPSFVADLEQKLDAALENGETKEPPAEKIDIVVAAMVNDLISHKGKSLVVGGETLDAETQARIWRINNKLENLGQTVTFIEEPKLARDNVGTIEDLTTAMNAGQVDTVIFLGGNPIYDAPTDVDFNAAMDKTNTQVYFGNYETETSQKCSWHVAASHGLEQWGDAIAYDGSFCIAQPLISPIFKTKNPIEFLSIIAGSPISETLEAVKQTVASAFSGSVSEAAWTKVLHDGFIADSASEATSVTVDTALDLGNVSVSTWRTGLGDAYEVIFHPGAGTYDGRFANNGWLQELPEPITKVTWDNVVTMSPKTAEKIGVGQAELMEISANGNTVTLPVFIQPGQAHGTLAVGLGYGRTHAGAVGGNVEADIAPVGVNVGPLRTKETMNLATGVTVNGTGETFKLATTQDHFAIDLLGMREIGRRVGELVREGTVEEYEHHPDFAKHVVHHPPLESLWEEQEWMKESYDGHAWGMSIDLTKCTGCNACTIACQSENNVPIVGKEAVSVGREMHWIRIDRYFSGDMEDPKAVTQPVTCQQCETAPCESVCPVAATVHSDEGLNDMVYNRCIGTRYCGNNCPYKVRRFNYLDWRASDNRFEEGNQELAKLIFNPEVTVRNRGVMEKCTYCVQRIQNTKIEAKADRRAIGPNEIQVACQEACSSNAIEFGDLNNPESKVAKAHANPRSYSMLAELNTKPRTRYLARITNPHPWLAPEESDHHGHGDHDSDHAHEHGEGDHDHDHDLEKVEEKQ; encoded by the coding sequence ATGTCATCGATAATGCCTGAGAACAAAAAACCGAAATACTGGCGTAGCCTCGATCAACTCGAGGGAACCCCTGAATTCGAGCAGTTCCTGAGACAAGAATTTCCGGAAGCTGCCGAAGAGGCTCCCACCGGTCTGCCGCGTCGTCGCTGGATGCAGCTGATGGGTGCCTCGCTGGCCCTAGCCACCGGTGCCGCCGGCTGTCGCTACCCAGAAGAAGAAGTGATCGGCTTCCGCTACCCGGAAGAAGAGATCGCTCCTTTCTCGCGACGCCCTGATGGTCGTATTCCTGGCAAGCCAGAGCAGTTCGCCACGACATTAACCGTCGCCGGTAAGACCTGCCCTGTCGTCGCCACCAGCTACGATGGCCGTCCGATCAAAATTGACGGCAACCAACTGCATCCGATGGTTGCTGGTGCCGATGCCTACGCCCAGGCCACCCTCTTGCACCTGTATGACCCCGATCGCAGCCAGTACCCGATCGAACGGGACGTCAATGGCCAACATACGCGATCTTGGGACGAATTCACCGTTTGGTGGAAAGAGCAGTCCAAGAAGCTCGAAGGTGGCAACTCGTCGAAGTTGGCTATCCTTCACCAGACCAACACCTCGCCGACCGTTCTCGCCCAGATGAACGAAGTGGCGAAGAAGTTCCCGCAAGCCAAGTGGTTTCAGTACGAGCCGATCACCGGCAACACCACGCTAGGAACCGAGCTGGCCTTCGGCCAGAAACTGCGTCCAATGTTGAAGCTTGAATCGGCGGACATCATCGTCGATCTGAGTGCCGACATCCTGGGCGAGCATGTGAGCCACGGCATCAACAGCCGCGAGTTCGCCAAGCGTCGCACGCCTGAAGATGGCCCGATGAGCCGGCTATACGTTGTCGAGAGCCGCTTCTCGACCACCGGCATGTCCGCAGATCACCGCCTGGCGGTCTCCGCTTCCCAGATGCCCAGCTTTGTGGCCGACCTGGAACAGAAGCTTGACGCCGCCCTCGAAAACGGCGAAACGAAAGAGCCACCCGCTGAAAAGATCGACATCGTGGTCGCTGCCATGGTGAACGACTTGATCAGCCACAAAGGCAAGAGCCTCGTCGTCGGTGGTGAAACACTCGACGCCGAAACCCAGGCCCGCATTTGGCGAATCAACAACAAACTGGAAAACCTCGGCCAGACCGTCACCTTCATCGAAGAACCCAAGCTGGCTCGCGACAACGTCGGTACGATCGAAGATCTGACCACGGCAATGAACGCCGGCCAAGTCGATACGGTTATCTTCCTGGGTGGTAACCCCATCTACGATGCTCCTACCGATGTCGACTTCAACGCCGCAATGGATAAGACCAACACCCAGGTCTACTTTGGTAATTACGAAACCGAGACTTCCCAGAAGTGCTCGTGGCACGTGGCCGCTTCGCATGGATTGGAACAGTGGGGCGACGCGATCGCCTACGATGGCAGCTTCTGCATCGCCCAGCCGCTGATCTCGCCGATCTTCAAGACCAAGAATCCGATTGAATTCCTCAGCATCATTGCTGGTTCGCCCATCAGTGAAACTCTGGAAGCCGTCAAGCAGACGGTCGCCTCCGCGTTCTCCGGCTCGGTAAGCGAAGCTGCATGGACCAAAGTGCTACACGATGGATTCATTGCCGACTCTGCCTCGGAAGCCACCAGTGTCACGGTCGACACCGCGTTGGATTTGGGCAACGTGTCCGTTTCCACTTGGCGAACAGGTTTGGGCGATGCCTATGAGGTGATATTCCACCCAGGCGCCGGCACCTACGACGGTCGCTTTGCCAACAACGGCTGGCTCCAGGAACTGCCGGAGCCGATCACCAAGGTGACCTGGGACAACGTCGTCACGATGAGCCCCAAGACAGCCGAAAAGATCGGCGTCGGTCAGGCCGAGTTGATGGAAATCTCGGCGAACGGCAACACGGTGACGCTGCCGGTCTTTATTCAACCTGGTCAAGCACACGGCACACTGGCCGTGGGTCTCGGTTATGGCCGCACGCACGCAGGTGCCGTGGGTGGCAACGTGGAAGCTGATATCGCTCCGGTTGGGGTGAATGTGGGTCCGCTACGCACCAAAGAGACCATGAACCTGGCCACCGGTGTGACCGTCAACGGGACTGGTGAAACGTTCAAACTGGCCACGACTCAAGATCACTTCGCGATCGACCTACTCGGCATGCGAGAGATCGGTCGTCGTGTCGGCGAACTGGTCCGCGAAGGGACCGTCGAAGAATACGAACACCATCCAGACTTCGCCAAGCACGTCGTTCACCATCCACCGCTTGAATCCCTGTGGGAAGAGCAGGAATGGATGAAGGAATCGTACGACGGCCACGCTTGGGGCATGTCGATCGACCTGACCAAATGCACCGGCTGCAATGCGTGTACGATTGCCTGCCAATCGGAAAACAACGTTCCGATCGTCGGTAAGGAAGCAGTCTCGGTGGGACGTGAGATGCACTGGATTCGTATCGACCGCTACTTCAGCGGCGACATGGAAGATCCCAAGGCAGTCACCCAACCGGTTACCTGTCAGCAGTGCGAAACGGCTCCTTGTGAAAGTGTTTGCCCCGTCGCAGCCACGGTTCACAGCGATGAAGGCCTGAACGACATGGTCTACAACCGCTGTATCGGTACACGCTACTGCGGTAACAACTGTCCCTATAAGGTTCGCCGCTTCAATTACCTCGACTGGCGTGCCAGTGACAACCGCTTTGAAGAAGGCAACCAGGAACTAGCCAAGCTGATCTTCAACCCTGAGGTTACCGTGCGTAACCGCGGTGTGATGGAGAAGTGCACCTACTGCGTGCAGCGAATCCAAAACACGAAGATTGAAGCCAAAGCCGATCGCCGAGCCATTGGACCGAACGAAATTCAGGTCGCCTGTCAGGAAGCCTGTTCTTCCAATGCGATCGAGTTCGGCGACTTGAACAATCCCGAAAGCAAGGTCGCCAAGGCCCACGCTAACCCGCGATCGTATTCGATGCTCGCCGAGCTGAATACCAAGCCACGCACGCGTTACCTGGCTCGGATCACCAACCCGCATCCTTGGTTGGCTCCGGAAGAATCGGACCATCACGGTCACGGTGATCATGATTCAGACCACGCCCACGAGCATGGTGAAGGTGATCACGACCACGATCATGACCTCGAAAAAGTAGAAGAGAAGCAGTAA
- the nrfD gene encoding NrfD/PsrC family molybdoenzyme membrane anchor subunit — MATVNEVIDTTIDDPGNRTPLVIGGHDYGSITRLVCGINESKTPIAWYVAMLASLSLLGMLGGLVGYLIFTGVGVWGNNNPVYWGFPIVNFVFWVGIGHAGTLISAILFIFRQNWRTSINRFAEAMTIFAVVCAGLFPGIHIGRVWVFYWLFPLPSLQLSMWPQFRSPLLWDVFAVSTYATVSLIFWYTGMIPDLATLRDRTDNKILRIVYSILSLGWTGSARAWSRYEKAYTLFAALAAPLVLSVHTIVSFDFAVSQLPGWHTTIFPPYFVAGAVFSGFGMVLTLMVPARQLFGLKDVVTIRHLENVCKILLATGTMVGYAYAIEFFIAWYGGNMYEGFAFINRAFGPYWWAYWIMVSCNVISPQLFWFKVCRTTPWLMFTISIFVNIGMWFERFVITVTSLARDFLPSSWGMFEPTWVDYGMLVGSFGLFFTLFLLFVRFGPIVAMAEVKSVMPHPHSPVHDNPQAAADHA, encoded by the coding sequence ATGGCCACCGTAAACGAAGTCATTGACACCACGATCGACGATCCGGGCAACCGGACGCCGCTTGTGATTGGCGGGCACGACTACGGCTCGATTACCCGGTTGGTGTGCGGCATCAACGAGAGCAAGACGCCTATTGCGTGGTATGTCGCCATGCTCGCGTCGTTGAGCTTGTTAGGCATGCTGGGCGGTCTGGTCGGCTACCTGATCTTCACCGGTGTCGGTGTCTGGGGTAATAACAACCCGGTTTACTGGGGTTTCCCGATCGTGAACTTCGTGTTCTGGGTCGGTATTGGTCACGCCGGAACGCTGATTTCCGCGATTCTGTTTATCTTCCGTCAGAACTGGCGGACGAGTATCAACCGTTTTGCTGAAGCGATGACGATCTTCGCGGTCGTCTGTGCAGGCCTGTTCCCTGGTATTCACATCGGTCGTGTATGGGTCTTCTACTGGTTATTTCCACTGCCCAGTTTGCAGCTGTCGATGTGGCCTCAGTTCCGTAGCCCGCTGCTATGGGACGTGTTCGCCGTTTCGACGTATGCGACCGTTTCGTTGATCTTCTGGTACACCGGCATGATTCCGGATCTGGCGACCTTGCGAGATCGTACCGACAACAAGATTCTCCGTATCGTCTACTCGATTTTGTCGCTCGGCTGGACCGGTTCAGCTCGTGCCTGGTCGCGATATGAAAAAGCTTACACGCTGTTCGCTGCCTTGGCGGCACCGCTCGTTCTTTCGGTGCATACGATCGTTAGTTTCGACTTTGCCGTTTCGCAGCTTCCCGGGTGGCACACGACCATCTTCCCTCCTTACTTCGTCGCTGGTGCGGTGTTCTCTGGATTCGGGATGGTGCTGACGTTGATGGTCCCGGCCCGGCAATTGTTTGGTCTGAAGGACGTTGTGACCATTCGTCACCTGGAAAACGTCTGCAAGATTCTCCTGGCGACCGGTACGATGGTCGGATATGCCTATGCGATCGAATTTTTCATCGCCTGGTATGGCGGCAACATGTACGAAGGCTTCGCATTCATCAACCGTGCATTCGGTCCCTACTGGTGGGCATACTGGATCATGGTTTCCTGCAATGTGATCAGCCCGCAGTTGTTCTGGTTTAAAGTATGCCGCACGACACCATGGCTCATGTTCACCATTAGTATCTTCGTGAACATTGGTATGTGGTTCGAGCGATTTGTGATTACGGTCACCTCGCTGGCCCGAGACTTCCTGCCATCCTCGTGGGGCATGTTTGAGCCTACATGGGTCGACTATGGAATGCTCGTGGGCAGCTTTGGGTTGTTCTTCACCCTGTTTTTGCTGTTCGTCCGTTTCGGTCCTATCGTCGCAATGGCAGAAGTCAAATCGGTGATGCCTCACCCGCATTCCCCGGTTCACGACAATCCTCAAGCGGCAGCAGACCACGCGTAA
- a CDS encoding quinol:electron acceptor oxidoreductase subunit ActD: MSQEANNSEPKLLGLMAQFDDPDSLLAACEKVRKAGYTKTDAYTPFPLHGIDEALGIKPTILPWIVLTLGIIGGFTGLGLQYVTNADWYPFIISAKPVWSLPANIPVIFELVILHAAIAVFIGMLFLNKLPTFSNPLFRVPEFARATDDKFFLTIDATDEKYKPNKTRELLDGLLGQTDVIEVFHDPTPAELPKIIKFVGIGAAVVALIPPILLWRALYQTSTVPRINPIRDMDIQLRGDTQTKSPVFADGRTMRPRIPGTVARGEWVDPIMLTGIVPEAGEQNVLFLQDEVPPAEDEEKPAEEEKPADDQPAEDKPEAEEPADQEPMADAKAAEGDPAEENPVEGEAPAQPEEPEPNWVKIAPINVTNATLERGRNRYNIYCSVCHGLAGDGDGLVSQRALQMEQPTWIPPTNLHTDYLLIQPDGKLYNTITHGIRKMKGYGDQIPAEDRWAIVTYVRALQKTRTGTPEEIPAVEMKELEIKGQ, encoded by the coding sequence ATGTCACAAGAAGCGAACAACTCGGAACCTAAGCTGCTCGGACTGATGGCGCAGTTCGACGACCCCGACTCCTTGTTGGCGGCGTGCGAGAAAGTGCGGAAGGCCGGTTACACCAAGACCGATGCCTACACGCCGTTTCCCCTGCATGGCATCGACGAAGCGCTCGGAATCAAGCCGACCATCCTGCCATGGATTGTCCTCACGCTTGGTATTATTGGTGGGTTTACAGGTCTTGGTCTGCAGTACGTTACCAACGCAGACTGGTACCCGTTCATCATTTCAGCCAAGCCTGTGTGGAGCTTGCCGGCCAATATTCCGGTTATCTTCGAGCTGGTCATTTTGCATGCGGCGATTGCCGTGTTCATCGGCATGCTGTTTTTGAACAAGCTGCCCACGTTCTCGAATCCACTGTTTCGCGTACCTGAGTTTGCTCGGGCAACGGACGACAAGTTCTTCTTGACCATTGATGCCACCGACGAGAAGTACAAGCCCAACAAGACGCGTGAACTGCTCGACGGACTGTTGGGACAGACCGATGTCATCGAGGTCTTTCACGACCCGACCCCGGCTGAACTTCCGAAGATCATCAAGTTCGTGGGCATCGGTGCGGCCGTCGTGGCCTTGATTCCTCCGATCTTGCTGTGGCGAGCCCTTTACCAAACATCGACCGTTCCACGTATCAACCCGATTCGTGACATGGATATCCAGTTACGTGGCGACACACAAACCAAGAGCCCTGTCTTCGCCGACGGTCGCACGATGCGTCCTCGCATTCCTGGAACCGTCGCTCGTGGTGAATGGGTCGATCCGATCATGCTGACCGGAATCGTTCCAGAAGCAGGCGAGCAAAACGTCCTGTTCCTACAGGATGAAGTGCCCCCCGCCGAAGACGAAGAGAAACCGGCCGAGGAAGAAAAGCCCGCCGACGATCAACCGGCGGAAGACAAGCCAGAAGCCGAAGAGCCTGCTGATCAAGAGCCCATGGCCGACGCAAAAGCAGCTGAGGGTGATCCTGCAGAAGAGAATCCAGTTGAGGGTGAAGCTCCGGCTCAACCTGAAGAGCCGGAACCGAATTGGGTAAAGATCGCTCCGATCAACGTGACCAATGCTACGCTCGAGCGTGGACGTAACCGGTACAACATCTACTGTTCCGTTTGCCACGGTCTGGCCGGGGATGGCGACGGGCTGGTTTCGCAGCGTGCTCTGCAAATGGAACAGCCTACCTGGATTCCTCCCACGAACCTGCATACCGATTACCTGCTCATCCAGCCTGATGGCAAGTTATACAACACCATCACGCATGGTATCCGCAAGATGAAGGGTTACGGCGACCAGATTCCCGCCGAAGATCGCTGGGCGATAGTGACTTATGTGCGAGCATTGCAGAAGACACGCACCGGTACGCCGGAAGAGATTCCAGCTGTTGAGATGAAAGAATTGGAAATTAAAGGTCAGTAA
- a CDS encoding quinol:cytochrome C oxidoreductase, which produces MGGHHKPTITVTDDESIRLNPAWQSVRLVAMAVGVLALLLAMGIGMTQESSSYFFHSYLTSFVYFLSISLGALFFVPIHHLTRAGWSVVVRRVAELLSQNLIPMAILFLVILFPMLFGSHTLFEWNDPAKWNVDSPQYDELIAHKSGYLNSIFFTIRAIIYFGTWICIARYFYLNSLEQDGNGDKQITLKLQKWSALAIVLFALTVTFASFDWLMSLDPHWFSTIFGVYFFAGSALSFFAFITVVLFLLQQDGKMVNIITKEHYHDLGKYTFGFTLFWGYIAFSQFLLIWYANIPEETGWYLRRQENGWATVAILLIFGHFFIPFFGVMSRHVRRNKYLLTGWAVFILIMHYVDLYYIVMPQVAHGTAAPSFGLIDVCCIVGIGGLYISSLIWFATDKPLVPVKDPRLSESLALQNH; this is translated from the coding sequence ATGGGCGGTCACCACAAACCAACGATCACAGTGACGGACGACGAATCGATCCGCCTCAATCCGGCTTGGCAGTCGGTGCGATTGGTGGCGATGGCGGTTGGCGTCTTGGCGCTGCTACTGGCCATGGGAATCGGAATGACGCAGGAAAGCTCTTCCTACTTCTTCCATTCCTACCTAACCAGTTTCGTCTACTTCCTGAGCATTTCGCTCGGTGCGTTGTTCTTCGTACCGATCCACCACCTAACCCGAGCCGGCTGGAGTGTCGTCGTTCGACGCGTGGCGGAATTGCTGAGCCAGAACTTGATCCCCATGGCGATCTTGTTTTTGGTGATTCTGTTTCCCATGTTGTTCGGCAGCCACACGCTGTTCGAGTGGAATGACCCGGCAAAGTGGAACGTCGACTCTCCGCAGTACGATGAGTTGATCGCCCACAAGTCCGGCTATTTGAATTCCATCTTCTTCACGATCCGCGCGATCATCTACTTCGGGACTTGGATCTGTATTGCCCGTTACTTCTACCTGAACTCGTTAGAGCAGGACGGTAACGGCGACAAGCAGATCACCTTGAAGCTTCAGAAGTGGAGTGCATTGGCGATTGTGCTGTTCGCGTTGACGGTTACCTTTGCGTCGTTCGATTGGCTGATGTCGCTCGATCCACATTGGTTCAGCACCATCTTTGGCGTGTACTTCTTTGCCGGAAGTGCACTGAGCTTCTTCGCTTTTATTACGGTCGTCCTATTCCTGCTTCAACAGGATGGGAAGATGGTCAACATCATCACCAAAGAGCATTACCACGACCTGGGTAAATACACGTTCGGTTTCACGCTCTTCTGGGGCTACATTGCTTTCAGTCAATTTCTATTGATCTGGTACGCGAACATTCCGGAAGAAACCGGTTGGTATCTGCGGAGACAAGAGAATGGCTGGGCTACGGTGGCAATCCTTTTGATTTTCGGCCATTTCTTCATACCATTTTTTGGTGTCATGTCACGGCATGTTCGCCGCAACAAATACCTCCTCACCGGGTGGGCTGTGTTCATTCTGATCATGCACTATGTAGACCTTTACTACATTGTCATGCCTCAGGTTGCCCACGGAACGGCTGCTCCAAGTTTTGGCCTGATTGATGTGTGCTGTATCGTCGGTATTGGCGGTTTATATATTAGTTCGTTGATCTGGTTCGCCACCGATAAGCCGTTGGTTCCGGTTAAGGACCCACGTCTCAGCGAATCGTTGGCACTTCAGAATCATTAA